In Syntrophorhabdales bacterium, the following proteins share a genomic window:
- a CDS encoding L,D-transpeptidase family protein — protein sequence MDTNRLRSIYQILRKFLADPDESFLVQSIETQALFICDKQKIIGQFDCSTSRFGTGIRENSFKTPPGLHRVTEKIGAGAPAGRIFKERRDTGIDWDQRSRDENLILTRVLRLEGLEQGINKGGSVDSYNRCIYIHGTNQEDLVGTPLSHGCLCLRNQDMLRLFDLVSVGALLYIDPLPLRVGDTACRRVHFAGVFGTGMSGLAQYLRFEGITVSGSDRLLDTEDTALMRRSLEELGCVIVNQDGSGIRADTDALCISTAIEESNPDIAAARTHGVPIVHRSDLLASLIASKRSIAVAGTSGKSTVTAMIFELLTACGKSPSLISGAPLVRLEKQGLIGNAFSGASDLLVAEADESDGTLVKYAPEASVILNVSKDHKSVEELRDLFSTLASRSQWSASNGDDPILAAIQTTVRYGRNGSVSWQPDGEELLGRSVKLVRKGIEYHLPLPGIHNLENLRAALCVCEHFECDPRTLAGAARTFEGIARRFSVTDTVGKVCVVDDFAHNPAKIAAAVTAARGLSARILAVYQPHGFGPTRFLKDDYIATFRAVFRENDSLYLLPIYYAGGTAQKNISSGDLVNALGPVVFKAEAVRDRDELLAELKADARPGDCVLIMGARDPSLSTLVRKTVDLFGGPVSESV from the coding sequence GTGGATACGAATAGGTTACGTTCCATTTATCAGATCCTGCGGAAATTCCTGGCGGATCCTGACGAATCTTTTCTCGTCCAGTCCATCGAAACGCAAGCGCTCTTTATCTGTGATAAGCAGAAGATTATCGGTCAGTTCGATTGTTCCACCTCCCGTTTCGGAACTGGTATCCGGGAGAACTCGTTTAAGACACCGCCCGGTCTTCATCGTGTCACGGAGAAAATCGGCGCGGGCGCGCCTGCGGGGCGCATTTTCAAAGAACGAAGGGATACGGGGATTGATTGGGATCAGCGTTCGCGTGATGAGAATCTGATACTGACGCGTGTTCTGCGATTGGAAGGCCTGGAACAAGGAATCAATAAAGGCGGAAGCGTCGATTCATATAATCGATGCATCTATATTCATGGCACCAACCAGGAGGATCTCGTGGGCACGCCCCTTTCCCACGGATGTCTGTGTCTGCGTAACCAGGACATGCTCCGCCTCTTCGACCTGGTCAGTGTTGGCGCGCTTCTCTACATTGATCCTCTGCCTTTACGTGTTGGCGACACTGCGTGTCGACGTGTTCATTTTGCCGGTGTGTTCGGCACGGGCATGAGCGGGCTCGCACAGTATCTGCGCTTTGAGGGGATCACGGTGTCCGGCTCTGATCGATTACTTGATACTGAGGATACCGCCTTGATGCGGAGATCCCTCGAAGAGCTCGGCTGCGTAATCGTTAATCAGGACGGTTCAGGCATCCGGGCAGATACCGACGCTCTCTGTATTTCGACCGCAATAGAGGAGTCAAACCCTGATATCGCTGCTGCGCGCACGCATGGTGTACCCATTGTGCATCGCTCTGATCTGCTTGCCTCACTCATTGCATCGAAGAGGAGCATTGCGGTCGCAGGTACAAGCGGCAAATCAACTGTCACGGCCATGATATTCGAATTACTGACCGCATGCGGCAAATCCCCCTCTCTCATCTCTGGTGCGCCTCTTGTGAGACTCGAAAAGCAGGGGCTGATCGGTAACGCCTTCAGTGGCGCCTCTGATCTTCTGGTAGCGGAAGCTGACGAGAGTGACGGAACACTCGTCAAATACGCTCCGGAGGCATCGGTCATTCTTAATGTGTCGAAGGACCACAAGAGCGTTGAGGAGTTACGCGACCTTTTTTCAACTCTTGCATCGCGATCGCAGTGGAGCGCTTCAAATGGGGATGACCCGATCCTTGCTGCCATACAGACCACGGTGCGTTATGGCCGTAATGGTTCTGTTTCGTGGCAACCGGATGGCGAAGAGCTTCTGGGCAGGTCCGTGAAACTTGTGCGCAAGGGCATCGAATACCATCTGCCCTTGCCGGGCATTCACAATCTTGAGAACCTGCGTGCTGCGCTGTGTGTCTGCGAGCACTTCGAATGCGACCCGCGCACTCTTGCCGGGGCCGCACGAACCTTCGAGGGTATAGCGAGACGCTTCAGCGTAACGGACACAGTGGGCAAGGTATGTGTGGTAGATGATTTTGCGCACAATCCGGCGAAAATAGCGGCCGCGGTGACTGCGGCGCGGGGTTTGTCTGCACGTATACTTGCCGTATACCAACCGCATGGGTTTGGTCCAACCCGATTCCTGAAAGATGACTATATTGCAACGTTTCGAGCCGTCTTCCGCGAGAACGACTCGCTCTATCTCCTCCCGATCTATTATGCCGGCGGCACTGCTCAAAAGAATATTTCGTCGGGCGACCTCGTAAACGCGCTCGGCCCAGTTGTGTTCAAAGCAGAAGCGGTACGCGATCGTGATGAGTTGCTGGCTGAATTGAAAGCCGATGCGCGACCCGGCGATTGTGTTCTTATTATGGGCGCGCGCGACCCATCGCTTTCGACCCTGGTAAGAAAAACGGTAGACTTGTTCGGTGGTCCCGTTTCTGAGTCTGTTTGA
- a CDS encoding protein-L-isoaspartate(D-aspartate) O-methyltransferase: MKRSLARGLLALIMLAACTAGLAQSDPFEARRLQMVRQDIEGRGIRDTLVLNAMRKVPRHLFVEESLRSQAYNDYPLPIGERQTISQPYVVALMTEALRLKGGERVLEVGTGSGYQASILAEIAKEVFTIEIRPELYEKTRDKLEKMGYRNIRAKLGDGYLGWPEHAPFDAIIITASTDRMPPPLFYQLKEGGRMIMPLGSTTFHQKLTLVTKKQGKAEVKELDPVAFVPLVREGQSK; this comes from the coding sequence ATGAAGCGATCCCTTGCACGCGGTTTACTCGCGTTGATCATGCTTGCTGCATGCACTGCAGGATTGGCCCAGTCTGACCCATTTGAGGCACGAAGGCTCCAGATGGTGAGGCAGGACATCGAAGGGCGAGGAATCAGAGACACGCTGGTGCTCAACGCCATGCGAAAGGTACCACGCCACCTCTTTGTTGAAGAATCGCTCAGGTCGCAAGCCTACAATGATTATCCGCTGCCTATCGGTGAACGACAGACAATATCCCAGCCCTATGTGGTGGCACTCATGACCGAAGCCTTACGCTTGAAGGGTGGCGAACGCGTTCTGGAAGTGGGCACCGGCTCCGGTTATCAGGCGTCGATCCTGGCTGAGATTGCCAAAGAAGTTTTTACGATCGAGATCCGGCCCGAGCTCTACGAGAAGACTCGCGATAAACTCGAAAAGATGGGATATCGGAATATCCGCGCAAAGCTGGGCGACGGCTATCTTGGCTGGCCGGAACACGCCCCATTCGACGCGATCATCATCACCGCGTCTACGGATCGTATGCCTCCGCCGCTTTTTTACCAACTCAAGGAAGGCGGACGGATGATCATGCCGCTTGGCAGCACAACCTTCCACCAGAAACTCACGCTCGTCACAAAGAAACAAGGCAAGGCGGAGGTCAAGGAATTGGATCCTGTGGCCTTTGTCCCCCTCGTCCGCGAAGGTCAGAGCAAATAG
- the ettA gene encoding energy-dependent translational throttle protein EttA encodes MSTEPNKVIYSMVRVSKYYDKQPVLKDISLSYFYGAKIGVLGLNGSGKSSLLRIMAGVDQNFNGKAVLSSGYTVGFLEQEPKLDEGKTVREIVEEGVHEIVAALNEFNLISEKLAEPMSDDEMNKLIERQGEVQEKLDALDAWDLDSRLEMAMDALRCPSGDTPVSVLSGGERRRVALCRLLLRKPDILLLDEPTNHLDAESVAWLEHHLQNYAGTVIAVTHDRYFLDNVARWILELDRGYGIPWKGNYSSWLEQKQNRLAQEEKSETERQKTLQRELEWIRMSPKGRHAKAKARISSYEALLSRDVEKSAKELQIYIPPGPRLGNVVIEADNVSKGYGENILMEGMSFSLPPGGIIGIIGPNGAGKTTLFRMITSQEKPDSGTFKIGETVKLAYVDQSRDILDPNKTIWEVISGGDDTIQLGKRQVNSRAYVARFNFSGNDQQKKVSMISGGERNRVHLARMLKEEANVLLLDEPTNDLDVNTMRALEEALESFAGCAVVISHDRWFLDRIATHMLAFEGDSKVVWFDGNYSEYEADRKARLGPAADQPHRIKYRHLTRQ; translated from the coding sequence ATGAGCACTGAACCGAACAAAGTGATTTATTCGATGGTCAGGGTGAGTAAGTATTATGACAAGCAACCCGTGCTGAAAGATATCTCCCTCTCCTATTTTTACGGAGCAAAAATCGGTGTCCTCGGCTTGAACGGATCGGGGAAGAGCTCTCTCCTGCGCATCATGGCAGGAGTTGATCAGAACTTTAACGGCAAGGCGGTTCTTTCTTCCGGCTACACGGTGGGATTTCTCGAACAGGAGCCGAAACTGGACGAGGGAAAAACAGTCCGTGAAATTGTGGAAGAGGGAGTCCATGAGATTGTAGCTGCCCTGAATGAATTCAACCTCATCAGCGAGAAATTAGCCGAGCCCATGTCAGACGACGAGATGAATAAACTCATCGAACGACAGGGCGAAGTGCAGGAAAAGCTGGATGCCCTCGACGCGTGGGATCTTGATTCGCGTCTTGAAATGGCTATGGATGCGCTGCGCTGCCCTTCGGGAGACACTCCGGTCAGTGTCCTGTCCGGCGGTGAGAGGCGCCGTGTGGCCCTCTGCAGGCTGCTCCTCAGGAAGCCTGATATTCTGCTTCTGGACGAACCGACCAACCACCTCGACGCAGAGAGCGTGGCGTGGCTGGAGCATCATCTGCAGAATTATGCCGGAACCGTGATCGCTGTCACGCATGACCGGTATTTTCTCGACAACGTGGCCAGGTGGATCCTGGAACTGGACAGAGGGTACGGGATCCCGTGGAAAGGAAATTATTCCTCGTGGCTTGAACAGAAGCAGAACCGCCTGGCGCAGGAAGAGAAGTCTGAGACCGAGAGACAGAAGACCCTGCAGCGCGAGCTTGAATGGATACGGATGTCTCCCAAGGGGCGCCACGCGAAAGCAAAAGCCCGTATCAGTTCGTACGAGGCCCTCCTCAGTCGCGACGTGGAAAAGAGTGCAAAAGAGCTGCAGATCTACATTCCACCTGGACCACGATTGGGCAATGTGGTGATAGAGGCTGATAACGTGAGTAAAGGCTATGGGGAGAATATTCTCATGGAGGGAATGAGTTTCTCATTGCCGCCCGGCGGCATCATAGGCATTATCGGGCCAAACGGAGCAGGAAAGACTACGCTCTTCCGGATGATCACCAGCCAGGAGAAACCTGATTCAGGCACCTTCAAGATCGGCGAGACTGTGAAGCTGGCGTACGTCGATCAAAGCCGCGACATTCTCGATCCAAACAAAACCATATGGGAGGTCATCTCGGGAGGAGATGACACTATTCAGTTAGGCAAACGGCAGGTCAATTCCAGAGCCTACGTGGCTCGCTTCAATTTTTCAGGAAACGATCAGCAGAAAAAGGTGTCAATGATCTCGGGCGGAGAAAGAAACCGCGTACACCTAGCGCGTATGCTGAAGGAAGAGGCAAACGTCCTTCTACTTGACGAGCCAACGAATGACCTCGACGTGAACACCATGCGTGCGCTTGAAGAGGCTTTAGAGAGCTTCGCCGGTTGCGCCGTGGTCATAAGCCACGACCGATGGTTTCTCGACCGCATCGCCACACACATGCTGGCCTTCGAGGGTGACAGCAAGGTCGTCTGGTTTGACGGGAATTATTCCGAGTATGAAGCCGACAGAAAGGCCCGCCTGGGTCCGGCCGCAGACCAGCCCCATCGCATCAAGTACAGGCATCTGACCAGGCAGTAA
- a CDS encoding tripartite tricarboxylate transporter substrate binding protein: MKGLASCVAAILFTLVALGIGVSCGFAQSYPNHSVQFVIPATPGSAIDIPGRMVADELSKSLGVPFVPINKPGGSFTLGTDFVARSKKDGYTLVYTNNPAIVYSRIISPDTVRYDPDKDLEPLGLHLFFAHAIAVQSNAPWKTMKELLDYAKANPDKLRVSTAGIGSVTHFHLETIESLTGTQFNHVPFKSGEAVITALLGGHVEVTFDAVSKIIPHVESGKLRMLLTTIKMKEYPNVPTIRDLGYKQQLVPSWFGMYGPAGLPEDVKKVLVPAIEKAMRNPELKTKIDKLQFIVDYRPPAEQKKLAADEYAGALVIAKKIGLLQ, translated from the coding sequence ATGAAAGGCTTGGCATCATGCGTGGCGGCCATACTCTTCACGCTGGTCGCATTGGGTATCGGGGTTTCATGCGGTTTTGCGCAGTCGTATCCGAATCACTCTGTTCAGTTCGTGATCCCGGCGACACCAGGTTCGGCTATAGATATTCCCGGAAGGATGGTGGCAGACGAATTGTCAAAGAGCTTAGGAGTGCCGTTTGTTCCCATCAACAAGCCCGGGGGATCGTTCACACTGGGTACGGATTTTGTGGCCCGAAGCAAAAAAGACGGCTACACGCTCGTCTATACGAACAATCCGGCCATCGTCTATTCCCGGATCATCAGCCCTGACACTGTTCGCTATGATCCGGATAAGGATCTGGAGCCGTTGGGACTCCATTTATTCTTCGCTCACGCGATTGCAGTGCAGTCGAACGCTCCGTGGAAGACCATGAAAGAACTATTAGACTACGCCAAGGCAAACCCTGATAAACTGCGTGTGAGCACTGCGGGAATCGGATCCGTCACCCACTTTCATCTCGAGACCATCGAGTCGTTGACCGGCACACAGTTCAACCACGTGCCCTTCAAAAGCGGCGAGGCGGTCATCACTGCACTCCTGGGAGGACACGTGGAGGTGACCTTCGACGCGGTGAGCAAAATCATACCCCACGTCGAATCCGGGAAGCTGAGAATGCTTCTCACGACCATTAAAATGAAAGAGTATCCCAACGTGCCAACCATTCGTGACCTGGGGTATAAGCAACAATTGGTTCCGAGCTGGTTCGGTATGTACGGGCCGGCGGGACTTCCTGAAGACGTGAAGAAGGTTCTGGTTCCGGCTATTGAGAAGGCAATGAGGAATCCCGAGCTAAAGACCAAAATCGATAAGCTCCAATTCATTGTTGATTACAGGCCCCCCGCTGAGCAGAAGAAATTGGCTGCTGACGAGTATGCAGGAGCGCTTGTCATAGCAAAGAAAATAGGGTTGCTTCAATAA
- a CDS encoding SCP2 sterol-binding domain-containing protein, whose translation MKPRTHTLLMVTSFVPVILFKVVARTGPATLGQTRIAALAGVACALAQCLLSRKLTKQTTYLERAFLAFLAVATLWVFVMPEGIAMHFVTHSTSLLYIVLCLTTLLPQAFGFDPFTYAIAKQWYPESVWNTPQFRTINLHITYVWSALFLAAACSSFSGEGKPLFSILVPLILVLAIGLPFSKMYPEFYLKRKFPARPEEHALFEGTARDLISRMPLGFNSDAIPGLSATIQFLLSGEGGGDMVLSVKNGQCTFREGRESSPTLTINSSAEAWLKIARGEVDRPKALMEGLFSVQGDMALLMKMAELFRPPATDQSPERNRFEEKLDKEQSSVKGGKESMNVLAIQGSPRPKVSNTEKLLQEFLAGARSEGAAVETVYLKEKNIHPCVGCYTCWTKTPGVCVFKDDMPELLDKVRGADLLVYATPLYNYNVTALLKAFQERMLPLLDPHLVKESDTYRHPKRYSSGASGMVLVSTCGFPEVSHFDGLRQIFRHIEKSGKIPLVGELLVPSAELVLKQDFIRQKAEGIFKAAFQAGVEVVRDGAVSKETEASLQQPVVPVEELADMANIWWDSFQKDTARTSAQEKKLSQDMRLLLRGMALTFNPSAAGNLKATIQFDVTGRQPGAWFLSIGNGTCTYNEGRAPAPSLTIKTPSEVWLAIAAREKDGQQAFMRGEFKAEGDLSLLMRLNVLFGSQ comes from the coding sequence GTGAAGCCTAGAACCCATACGCTTCTGATGGTCACCTCTTTCGTACCGGTCATTCTGTTCAAAGTGGTAGCGCGCACTGGCCCGGCGACCCTGGGCCAGACGAGAATCGCGGCCCTCGCGGGTGTCGCGTGCGCTCTGGCCCAATGTCTTCTCTCGAGAAAGCTCACAAAGCAGACGACGTACCTCGAACGGGCCTTTCTCGCTTTTCTCGCTGTCGCGACGCTCTGGGTTTTTGTCATGCCGGAAGGAATCGCCATGCATTTCGTCACCCACTCTACTTCATTGCTCTATATAGTTCTCTGCCTGACAACCCTTCTGCCGCAGGCGTTTGGATTCGACCCCTTCACGTACGCTATCGCCAAGCAGTGGTACCCGGAGAGTGTCTGGAACACGCCTCAGTTCCGGACCATCAACCTCCACATTACGTACGTATGGAGCGCTCTCTTTCTGGCCGCAGCCTGCTCCAGCTTTTCTGGTGAGGGGAAACCCCTATTCTCAATTCTTGTGCCGCTCATTCTCGTGCTTGCCATCGGACTGCCTTTCTCAAAGATGTACCCGGAATTCTACTTGAAGAGAAAGTTCCCTGCCAGACCCGAAGAACATGCGCTCTTTGAAGGCACGGCAAGGGACCTGATCTCCCGGATGCCCCTCGGCTTCAACTCTGACGCTATACCGGGTCTTTCCGCTACAATCCAGTTTCTGCTCTCCGGTGAAGGCGGCGGAGACATGGTCTTATCCGTAAAAAACGGTCAGTGCACATTCAGGGAGGGACGTGAATCTTCACCTACCCTCACTATCAACTCGTCAGCAGAAGCCTGGCTCAAGATTGCGCGTGGCGAAGTGGACCGACCCAAGGCGCTGATGGAAGGCTTGTTCTCCGTCCAGGGAGACATGGCATTGCTCATGAAAATGGCGGAACTCTTTCGCCCACCCGCAACAGATCAGTCACCCGAAAGAAATCGCTTCGAGGAAAAACTTGACAAAGAACAGTCATCCGTAAAAGGAGGGAAAGAGAGCATGAACGTTTTAGCTATCCAGGGTAGCCCGCGGCCAAAGGTCAGCAACACGGAAAAACTCCTTCAGGAATTCCTGGCCGGCGCCAGAAGCGAGGGGGCGGCGGTCGAAACGGTCTATCTCAAAGAAAAGAACATACACCCCTGTGTGGGCTGCTACACGTGCTGGACGAAAACGCCTGGTGTATGCGTGTTTAAAGACGACATGCCCGAGCTTCTGGATAAGGTAAGGGGCGCAGACCTTCTCGTCTACGCTACACCGCTTTATAATTACAATGTTACCGCGTTGCTGAAAGCATTCCAGGAGAGGATGCTCCCCCTCCTTGACCCGCACCTGGTCAAAGAGAGTGATACCTATCGCCATCCTAAACGATACAGCAGCGGTGCTTCCGGGATGGTACTCGTTTCCACCTGCGGGTTCCCGGAAGTCTCTCATTTTGACGGGCTCAGACAAATCTTTCGTCACATAGAGAAATCAGGGAAGATCCCTTTGGTGGGCGAACTCCTCGTCCCTTCTGCGGAGCTCGTGTTGAAGCAGGACTTCATCAGGCAAAAAGCAGAAGGCATATTCAAAGCAGCCTTTCAGGCGGGAGTCGAGGTGGTTCGTGATGGCGCCGTTTCAAAAGAAACAGAAGCGAGCCTTCAGCAGCCTGTCGTACCCGTAGAAGAACTGGCGGATATGGCAAACATCTGGTGGGACAGCTTCCAAAAAGATACAGCAAGAACTTCGGCACAGGAGAAGAAACTGTCCCAGGATATGAGACTCCTCCTTCGGGGCATGGCTCTGACATTTAACCCATCCGCTGCGGGCAATCTCAAAGCCACGATCCAGTTTGATGTAACGGGCAGACAACCGGGAGCGTGGTTCCTTTCGATCGGTAACGGAACCTGCACGTACAACGAGGGGCGAGCCCCCGCACCAAGCCTGACTATCAAGACTCCTTCGGAAGTGTGGCTGGCGATTGCGGCCAGGGAGAAAGACGGCCAACAGGCCTTCATGAGAGGCGAGTTCAAGGCTGAAGGAGACTTAAGTCTCCTGATGCGCCTCAATGTGCTATTCGGGTCGCAATGA
- a CDS encoding 3-hydroxyacyl-CoA dehydrogenase NAD-binding domain-containing protein — MQDKQRKEKSIVVVGPGRMGLGIALAFALARVPVKIVDVKERSRKEREQLIARAREEMGSTVRLLGKLKYTALRPAAVLSSLTFYSGITRENVAGEYIFEALPERPELKIQLFRDISPLLRSTAIVASATSTIDIKTMARGLANPERLLITHWLNPAFIIPLVEVARANTTADTAVKKMTTLLKSIGKVPVVLRDSPGFIIPRIQAGAMNEAVRILEEGIASAEDIDVAIRYGFGFRLSVLGLLEFIDLGGLDILYYADRFLYTAYRSARFKAPKLIEEKMEKGETGPRAGKGIYDYHGRDTKSLFENKYRDFIKVLKAIR; from the coding sequence ATGCAAGATAAGCAGAGAAAGGAAAAGAGCATTGTCGTTGTGGGTCCAGGTCGTATGGGCCTCGGCATTGCTCTCGCGTTTGCTCTAGCCCGTGTGCCTGTGAAGATAGTGGACGTGAAAGAGAGAAGCCGGAAGGAGCGCGAACAACTGATTGCACGGGCCCGTGAAGAAATGGGTTCAACTGTCAGACTCCTCGGCAAGCTTAAGTACACTGCCTTGCGTCCTGCGGCGGTTCTCTCTTCCCTGACGTTCTATAGCGGAATCACCAGAGAGAATGTTGCCGGGGAGTATATCTTCGAGGCCCTGCCCGAAAGGCCGGAGTTGAAGATCCAGCTTTTCCGCGATATATCGCCTTTACTACGTTCTACCGCAATAGTCGCATCCGCTACCTCCACCATTGATATCAAAACGATGGCACGTGGGCTTGCCAATCCAGAGAGGCTGCTCATAACCCATTGGCTGAATCCTGCCTTTATTATTCCCCTCGTGGAGGTTGCACGCGCCAACACAACCGCCGATACTGCAGTGAAAAAGATGACCACACTGCTCAAGAGCATCGGTAAGGTGCCGGTGGTGCTGAGAGACAGCCCCGGCTTTATCATCCCAAGGATTCAGGCGGGTGCTATGAACGAAGCAGTGCGCATACTGGAGGAAGGAATTGCCAGCGCGGAGGATATCGACGTTGCGATCCGGTACGGTTTTGGTTTCAGGCTGTCCGTGCTTGGTCTTCTGGAGTTCATCGACCTGGGCGGCCTCGACATCCTCTATTACGCTGACCGCTTTCTCTATACAGCATACAGAAGCGCGAGGTTTAAGGCTCCAAAACTGATTGAGGAAAAAATGGAAAAGGGGGAGACGGGACCGCGGGCAGGAAAAGGCATATACGACTACCACGGTCGCGACACGAAATCTCTGTTTGAAAATAAATATCGCGATTTCATAAAGGTGCTCAAAGCGATCAGATAG